Proteins from one Diorhabda carinulata isolate Delta chromosome 10, icDioCari1.1, whole genome shotgun sequence genomic window:
- the LOC130898536 gene encoding sorbitol dehydrogenase-like — protein MAQDNLSAILVKPNEIKLEQRPIPEPGPNQVLLQMEVVGICGSDVHYWLEGRCGPFILEKPMVMGHEASGTVVKCGSEVTSLEPGDRVAIEPGVPCRRCEFCKTGRYNICPDILFCATPPVDGNLARYFVTDEDFCFKLPCNMSFEDGTLMEPLAVAVHACKLGKVTIGSVCLVLGAGPIGLCTVAAFRAYGARKILITDLLDYRLELAKKMGANFTLNTSGMDEDAVTEKVLSLLKEEPHVSVECAGSEQCARLCMKVTRAGGVMILLGMGGLEMTMPFGAALVKEITSIGSFRYNNDYPEAIEMVRSGRADVRGLVTHHFTLEETQKAYETHRDKIGNPIKIMIHCNPNWKPE, from the coding sequence atggCACAAGATAATCTATCAGCAATTCTAGTCAAACCGAACGAAATTAAATTAGAACAAAGACCAATTCCTGAACCAGGACCAAATCAGGTGCTATTGCAGATGGAGGTAGTCGGAATTTGTGGATCAGACGTACATTATTGGTTAGAAGGACGTTGCGGAccttttattttagaaaaacccATGGTAATGGGTCACGAAGCATCCGGGACAGTGGTAAAGTGTGGATCCGAAGTAACTTCGTTAGAACCAGGAGATAGAGTCGCTATAGAACCGGGAGTACCTTGTAGAAGATGTGAATTTTGCAAAACTGGCAGGTATAACATTTGTCCTGATATACTTTTCTGCGCAACTCCGCCCGTTGATGGAAATCTCGCAAGATATTTCGTCACAGACGAagatttttgtttcaaactacCTTGTAATATGAGTTTTGAAGATGGGACTTTAATGGAACCGTTAGCAGTAGCAGTACACGCATGCAAACTTGGGAAAGTTACTATTGGTTCCGTCTGTTTAGTACTAGGTGCTGGACCTATTGGGCTATGCACGGTAGCTGCTTTCAGGGCTTACGGAGCGCGTAAAATCCTCATCACCGATCTATTAGATTATAGATTAGAACTAGCGAAAAAAATGGGTGCAAACTTTACTTTGAATACCTCGGGAATGGATGAAGATGCAGTTACTGAGAAAGTATTGAGTTTACTAAAAGAAGAACCTCACGTATCTGTCGAATGCGCTGGATCCGAACAATGCGCAAGACTTTGTATGAAAGTAACTAGAGCTGGAGGAGTTATGATACTGTTAGGTATGGGTGGACTTGAAATGACGATGCCGTTCGGTGCTGCTTTGGTTAAAGAAATAACTTCTATAGGATCTTTTAGATATAATAACGATTATCCCGAGGCTATAGAAATGGTGAGATCTGGAAGGGCCGATGTTCGAGGTCTTGTTACGCATCATTTCACATTGGAAGAAACCCAAAAAGCTTATGAAACGCACAGGGATAAGATTGGAAATCCCATTAAGATTATGATACACTGTAATCCCAATTGGAAACCGGAATAG
- the LOC130898900 gene encoding uncharacterized protein LOC130898900 produces MPPKKSKLNNACTREARRKRVERAQQLPEQIETRNAAQRIRTAESRAQESQEQRDERLRQNITRIRAARERNIATVRVLDRQRQRISRSLTRASFVRLAFEYAPDINYSAHSKIAIGGMDKVCQYCQALKFRNEAAGMCCASGKVVLSPLPAPPEPLLSLLTGNSDDSKLFLRQVYHKIGSLMPMPDNNPKFLQIYFMGDCEERVTTRCLYNFIEQAEERAIVILLENFLEDHNQLIQLIKRVSPRLQNDNYQIVIKADKVPLGEHAGRFNAPTVDEVAVIMVGDPVDERSIKITRRDNTVSTISDLHRSYDALQYPLIFWQGQDEYHLNIKQYDPNTEWQKRGLPHAHILVWLKDRIRPEEIDQIISAEIPDPLIDQELFDIVTKHMIHGPCGAFNMTSPCMENGKCKKNFPKPHTNDTITDIDGYPMYRRRSTENGGHTFTMRLPNFPNQVEFDNQWVVPYSPLLSKTYKAHINVELCSSVKSIKYICKYVNKGSDLAIFEVQNINKNDEIARYQMGRYISSNEAIWHILSFPIHERDPAVQHLAIHLENGQRVYFTGENILQRAFEAPKTTLTEFFTLCQKPDVFGQFAKTLVYGDVPRYFTWNKSSKKWEPRKQGKPHPSITGIFKAKTLGRLYTVHPKQRECFYLRLLLVNVPGPTSFEFLRTINGRVFNTYQDACRELQLLEDDNHWDLTLADAALTSTPNNIRQLFAIILTTCYPSQAQTLWEKYKNCMTEDILHRIRQTNQCQNIDYTPEMYNEALVLIEDLCVLISNLPLNHYGMPSPNRPATDLVNTDLQREKQYDHGSLATIIMNSEPLLTAEQKIIYDRIMLAVAAEQGGFFFLDAPGGTGKTFLISLILAKIRSQQKIALAVASSGIAATLLDGGRTAHSTFKLPLDVHNKPDAMCNIKKNSGIAAVLRKSSIIIWDECTMAHKYSLEALNRTMQDLNSNNRLFGGVILLLSGDFRQTLPVIPRSTFADEINACLKQSFLWRSVETLRLTINMRVQLQNDPSAQIFSEQLLDIGNGKIELQPNTQCIKLPDNFCTVVQDKNELIQSIFPDIQNNYLNHEWLSQRAILAAKNVDVDEINFQIQQLLPGDLMSFKSIDTVVDENESLDVASQNQTHRNQAKNN; encoded by the exons atgccaccgaaaaaatctaaactgaATAACGCGTGCACCAGAGAGGCACGACGCAAACGTGTTGAAAGAGCTCAGCAATTACCAGAACAAATCGAAACAAGAAATGCAGCTCAAAGAATCAGGACTGCAGAAAGTCGTGCACAAGAATCTCAAGAACAGCGTGACGAACGTCTGCGACAGAATATTACGAGAATAAGAGCGGCACGAGAACGAAACATAGCTACAGTACGAGTACTAGATCGACAAAGGCAACGGATCAGCCGCTCATTAACACGTGCATCATTCGTTCGGCTTGCCTTTGAATATGCACCAGATATTAACTACTCAGCGCATTCAAAAATTGCTATCGGTGGAATGGATAAAGTATGTCAATATTGTCAGGCATTGAAATTTCGGAATGAAGCAGCCGGCATGTGCTGCGCATCAGGAAAAGTTGTGCTGTCACCTCTACCCGCTCCGCCGGAGCCTTTATTATCCCTTCTTACTGGCAATTCAGatgattccaaattatttttgc gccaGGTGTACCATAAAATCGGATCACTGATGCCAATGCCTGATAACAATccgaaatttcttcaaatttattttatgggcgATTGTGAAGAGCGCGTGACGACTCGGTGcctgtataattttattgaacaagCAGAGGAAAGAGCAATTgtgatattattggaaaattttttagaagatCACAATCAACTAATTCAATTGATCAAAAGAGTTTCGCCACGACTGCAAAATGACAATTATCAAATCGTCATTAAAGCCGACAAAGTACCATTAGGTGAACATGCTGGTAGATTCAACGCTCCAACTGTTGATGAGGTTGCTGTTATCATGGTTGGTGATCCAGTTGACGAAAGATCTATAAAAATTACACGGCGAGACAACACTGTCAGTACAATTTCGGATCTACACCGTTCATATGATGCACTACAATATCCATTAATATTTTGGCAAGGACAAGATGAATATCACCTCAATATCAAACAGTATGATCCAAATACCG AGTGGCAAAAGCGAGGTTTGCCTCATGCCCACATTTTGGTTTGGCTTAAAGATAGAATCCGTCCTGAAGAAATCGATCAAATAATTTCAGCCGAAATTCCAGACCCATTAATTGatcaagaattatttgatattgtcaCCAAACACATGATCCATGGGCCATGCGGTGCTTTCAACATGACGTCACCGTgcatggaaaatggaaaatgtaaaaaaaacttccCAAAGCCGCATACGAATGACACGATCACGGATATTGATGGTTATCCAATGTATCGCCGCAGAAGTACTGAGAATGGTGGCCACACATTTACAATGCGACTGCCGAACTTTCCAAATCAAGTTGAGTTTGATAATCAGTGGGTGGTACCATACTCACCACTACTTTCAAAAACTTACAAAGCTCATATCAATGTTGAGCTTTGCAGTTCTGTTAAATCAATTaagtatatttgtaaatatgtaaacaaaGGCAGTGATTTGGCCATATTTGAAgtacaaaacataaataaaaatgacgaAATAGCACGATACCAAATGGGCAGATACATTAGCAGCAATGAAGCTATTTGGCATATTCTCAGCTTTCCCATCCACGAAAGAGATCCTGCTGTCCAACATCTGGCAATACATCTTGAAAACGGTCAACGTGTATACTTTACTGGAGAAAATATTCTCCAAAGAGCGTTCGAAGCTCCGAAAACGACTCtaactgaattttttacattgtgtCAAAAACCTGATGTTTTTGGCCAATTCGCGAAGACATTGGTGTATGGTGATGTTCCACGTTACTTCACATGGAACAAATCCAGTAAAAAATGGGAGCCAcggaaacaaggaaaaccaCATCCTTCCATTACAGGCATATTCAAAGCTAAGACATTGGGGAGACTTTACACGGTACATCCAAAGCAACGTGAGTGCTTCTATTTACGTTTGTTATTGGTGAATGTTCCCGGACCAACgtcttttgaatttttacgaACAATTAATGGTCGAGTATTCAATACATACCAGGATGCATGTCGTGAACTGCAATTGCTAGAAGACGATAACCATTGGGACTTAACGCTTGCTGATGCTGCGTTGACATCAACACCGAATAACATTCGTCAGTTGTTTGCAATTATTTTGACGACATGTTATCCCTCGCAAGCACAAACTTTgtgggaaaaatataaaaattgtatgacaGAAGACATCTTGCACCGAATTAGACAAACAAATCAATGCCAAAACATAGATTATACACCAGAGATGTACAATGAAGCATTGGTCTTGATCGAGGATTTATGtgttcttatttcaaatttaccacTTAATCATTATGGTATGCCATCACCTAATCGTCCAGCCACCGACTTAGTCAATACCGATTTACAACGAGAAAAGCAATATGACCATGGAAGTTTAGCAACAATTATCATGAACAGTGAACCATTACTGACagcagaacaaaaaattatttatgatcgGATTATGCTGGCTGTTGCTGCTGAACAAGgcggtttttttttcttggatgCACCCGGTGGAACCGGtaagacatttttaatatcgTTGATTCTTGCCAAAATACGGTCGCAACAAAAAATCGCATTAGCAGTAGCATCGTCAGGCATTGCGGCTACTTTACTGGATGGTGGGCGAACAGCACATTCAACATTCAAGCTGCCATTGGACGTTCATAATAAACCAGATGCAATGTGTAACATCAAAAAGAATAGTGGAATAGCTGCAGTGTTGCGAAAGAGTTCTATAATAATTTGGGATGAGTGCACAATGGCACACAAATATTCACTTGAAGCATTAAACAGAACTATGCAAGATTTAAACAGCAATAATAGACTTTTCGGTGGTGTTATCTTACTTTTGTCTGGTGACTTCCGGCAGACCTTACCGGTTATACCTCGCTCAACTTTCGCGGATGAGATTAATGCATGTTTGAAACAATCATTCTTATGGCGAAGTGTTGAAACACTTCGATTGACCATAAATATGCGAGTACAATTGCAAAATGATCCATCAGCACAAATATTTTCCGAACAACTACTAGATATTGGGAACGGTAAAATAGAACTGCAACCAAATACGCAATGCATTAAACTACCAGACAATTTTTGCACTGTTGTTCaggataaaaatgaattgattcAGAGTATTTTCCCGGATATacagaataattatttgaatcatgAATGGCTCAGTCAACGGGCGATTTTGGCAGCCAAAAACGTTGATGTTGACGAAATTAACTTCCAGATACAACAGTTGTTACCAGGCGATCTGATGTCTTTTAAATCAATCGATACTgttgttgatgaaaatgaaagt